The window GGCATAGGTATTCTGCCTTAACCATTTAAATAACTTCAATGATCCTTCGATATTTTGCTCCCTGTAGTGTAAGGCTTCAGACCAGACATTCTGGTCATAATCGTTAACAGATTTCCCCGGCTGTGCAATTAATTTCCTGCATTTAACAAAAGCATTTGCCTCACTATCTGCAATATGAACCAGAATTTCATGAATACTCCAACGGTCTCCTGAAGGTTTAAATTCCCACATCTCTTTCGGAAATTGTTTTAAAGCTTCTGTTAATTGCTGAAACCCTTTCCCGAACAGTTCAATTGCCTGTTTCCGATTCTGCATAATTCTATCTCCTTTCACTATTTTGAACAAATTATACTCATCTCATACTGGATTTCTGATTAAATCCGAGAAAAAACAGAGTGAGTATTCCAGGGCAGCGTATCTGTAACGAAAAATCCATGGTCCTCTAGAAACTAGCGCCTGATACCTGAACCATGAGCATTGAACTGCCGAACCGCTTCATCTGAATATTCATGGGCAGTCAG is drawn from Candidatus Scalindua sp. and contains these coding sequences:
- a CDS encoding DinB family protein, which translates into the protein MQNRKQAIELFGKGFQQLTEALKQFPKEMWEFKPSGDRWSIHEILVHIADSEANAFVKCRKLIAQPGKSVNDYDQNVWSEALHYREQNIEGSLKLFKWLRQNTYALIKELPDTIWSNASGYGEDGIVTLDHWLEIYANHVTDHIKQMKKNYTAWQKQLPA